A single region of the Schistocerca serialis cubense isolate TAMUIC-IGC-003099 chromosome 7, iqSchSeri2.2, whole genome shotgun sequence genome encodes:
- the LOC126412839 gene encoding uncharacterized protein LOC126412839, whose product MFSLLLLVLPLLAEGASTESVGCVLPAASTEKFYMTTDEKPWYQQYQYKVPGLFDLGCVTYVQSPGESDTEMYLTGNFSKAPLFPLNSLVTFTGNKMDKVYEGVWNSILSGPYNVVYSHEDFVIDHYCFLGYEVAQIFTTVKEPSDELMELIWEVVGNHTEVDKSKFQKVVC is encoded by the exons ATGTTTTCGCTGCTGCTCCTGGTGCTGCCTCTGCTGGCGGAGGGTGCTTCCACAGAAAGTGTGGGCTGTGTACTGCCAGCTGCCTCCACTGAGAAGTTCTATATGACTACC GACGAGAAACCGTGGTATCAGCAGTACCAGTACAAAGTACCCGGCCTGTTTGACCTGGGCTGTGTCACCTACGTCCAGTCGCCTGGAGAGAGCGACACCGAGATGTACCTTACTGGGAACTTCAGCAAGGCGCCACT CTTTCCCCTCAACAGCCTTGTAACATTCACTGGAAACAAGATGGATAAGGTCTACGAAGGCGTAT GGAACTCTATACTGAGCGGACCATATAACGTAGTGTACTCGCACGAGGACTTCGTCATTGACCACTACTGTTTTCTAGGATATG AAGTGGCACAAATCTTCACAACTGTCAAAGAACCCAGCGACGAATTGATGGAACTGATATGGGAAGTTGTCGGTAATCACACTGAAGTGGACAAGTCTAAATTTCAGAAAGTGGTCTGTTAA